In Xylocopa sonorina isolate GNS202 chromosome 3, iyXylSono1_principal, whole genome shotgun sequence, one genomic interval encodes:
- the Bic gene encoding bicaudal, producing the protein MNPEKLKKLQAQVRIGGKGTPRRKKKVVHATAATDDKKLQSCLKKLSVNTIPGIEEVNMIKDDGTVIHFNNPKAQASLSANTFAITGHGENKQITDMLPGIISQLGPEGVTQLKRLASTVSGSTVGKATLEEDDEVPELVENFDEASKEEVAPKKEADENDKAAGDKKEVVTIYEKKEAPLATPEA; encoded by the exons ATGAATCCGGAAAAGTTGAAGAAGCTCCAAGCTCAAGTACGAATCGGCGGTAAGGGAACACCCCGACGCAAGAAGAAG GTTGTACATGCGACTGCAGCTACAGATGATAAGAAATTACAAAGTTGTTTAAAGAAATTGTCCGTGAACACAATTCCTGGTATAGAAGAGGTTAATATGATTAAAGATGACGGTACTGTCATACACTTTAATAATCCGAAAGCTCAGGCTAGCTTGTCAGCTAACACATTTGCCATTACCGGTCATGGCGAGAACAAACAAATAACTGATATGCTACCGGGAATTATAAGTCAATTGGGACCTGAAGGTGTTACACAGTTAAAGCGGCTAGCAAGTACAGTTTCTGGTAGCACGGTTGGGAAAGCAACATTGGAGGAAGATGACGAGGTGCCAGAGTTAGTGGAGAACTTTGATGAAGCTAGTAAAGAAGAG GTTGCTCCGAAAAAGGAAGCAGATGAAAATGATAAAGCAGCTGGTGATAAAAAAGAAGTTGTTACGATCTATGAAAAGAAAGAAGCCCCCTTAGCTACACCAGAGGCTTAA
- the LOC143422233 gene encoding uncharacterized protein C2orf42 produces the protein MSNEERLRKLLSDLGKATLRGVRKCPKCGTYNGSRGLCCKNKYCDAVFKEPGEKRKLSTEACKLITGTTAQVFSVRVRDRGPDYRGFVQLPLINATISNEMTTLISQSTALCFVDSCERSFDTSVLKCHEKNSSNVPVSTCQHIQAALRCYAEAQPLTLRNSILSSLNVNNELKQEIWLLATETSGPLVQRVSKNIMAVKCKASPKHPLGYLHFSFFVTKLKDRIEHRYCCSCYTFKGVTKTIGDKPDMTQTSQNKRCVHFYACICAFASDVKLSEEFSYYINLDQTDLNIPKPLTTMLQNNEQDKIIGIDLDGLTTDDTDTHLLIFRDDTLTVQSLDGNRIDLDSMNLDSTILQVECDRNLLEDNNMISQVSNLEVVDQSGVPIGDNTVKIMDDQTSIDSKYNVLNNSQYILNDNNIKILNTGTLKVLDTNSILDVNNMKLIDTNSVSNTSSVKIIDKNTLAQYDTGSISNIESSNIQLPISAKRKRDEKPTSTNTTSLNNLSSIEPRKAKTKLQIVKKYQNPCEDLNEANINLPFIKWLASITERINQTMHFQFDGKPDPLVFHVPQIFFDCLRERISCGGKKKRLPNSTTAFVRKDGVPLGTFTKYTWQITNILHVKSIFETPLIPLEITRSFVQNADGTYELYKREETEIDRYKKTNNNALIKPLELKTYLKVGNTSPNQIEPTPFLIEWIPDILPISKIGELRIRFEFGHVKNETNHRWRKIALLKNY, from the exons ATGTCTAATGAAGAGCGTTTGAGGAAGTTGCTATCTGACTTAGGGAAAGCTACATTGCGTGGAGTTCGCAAGTGTCCAAAATGTGGTACTTATAACGGATCTCGCGGGTTGTGTTGTAAAAACAAATATTGCGATGCGGTATTCAAAGAACCtggagagaaaagaaaattaTCAACAGAAGCATGTAAACTTATTACGGGTACGACTGCTCAAGTCTTCTCTGTTCGTGTACGTGACAGAGGTCCAGATTACCGTGGATTTGTACAATTACCATTGATAAATGCAACAATTTCTAATGAAATGACAACCCTTATCTCACAGTCCACAGCGTTATGTTTTGTGGACAGTTGTGAAAGAAGTTTTGATACTAGTGTTCTTAAATGTCAT GAGAAAAATTCGTCCAATGTGCCTGTCTCTACATGCCAACATATACAGGCAGCCTTAAGATGTTACGCAGAAGCACAGCCGTTAACTTTAAGGAATTCTATTCTATCATCTTTAAATGTAAATAATGAATTGAAACAAGAAATTTGGTTACTGGCTACGGAAACGTCCGGCCCTTTGGTACAACGCGTATCTAAAAATATAATGGCAGTGAAATGCAAAGCTTCACCAAAACATCCATTAGGTTACTtacacttttctttttttgttacaAAATTGAAAGATAGAATTGAACATCGTTATTGTTGCTCCTGTTATACATTTAAA GGTGTAACAAAAACGATAGGAGATAAACCAGATATGACACAAACCTCCCAGAACAAACGTTGTGTACATTTTTATGCTTGTATTTGTGCATTTGCTAGTGATGTGAAACTGTCTGAAGAATTTAGTTATTACATAAATTTAGATCAAACTGATTTAAATATACCAAAACCGCTAACGACAATGTTACAGAATAATGAACAGGATAAAATAATAGGCATTG ATCTTGATGGTTTAACTACGGATGATACGGACACGCATCTTTTAATATTTCGAGATGATACTTTAACAGTCCAAAGTTTAGATGGAAACAGGATAGATTTGGATTCAATGAATTTAGATTCTACAATTTTACAAGTAGAATGTGATCGTAACTTGTTAGAGGATAATAATATGATATCACAG GTGAGCAATTTAGAAGTAGTTGATCAAAGCGGCGTACCAATTGGTGATAATACTGTTAAAATAATGGATGATCAAACGAGCATAGATTCTAAATATAATGTGCTTAACAATAGTCAGTATATACTAAATGATAATAATATAAAGATATTAAACACTGGAACATTAAAAGTTCTAGATACAAATAGTATTTTAGATGTGAATAACATGAAATTGATTGATACAAATAGTGTATCGAATACAAGCAGTGTAAAAATAATAGATAAAAATACGTTAGCACAATATGATACTGGAAGTATATCTAATATCGAAAGCAGTAATATACAACTGCCGATTTCAGCAAAACGAAAGAGGGATGAGAAACCGACAAGCACAAATACTACAAGTCTGAATAATTTAAGTTCGATAGAACCAAGGAAAGCTAAAACTAAGCTACAAATCGTGAAAAAATATCAAAATCCTTGCGAGGATTTGAATGAAGCCAACATAAATTTACCGTTTATTAAGTGGCTTGCGTCGATAACGGAAAGAATAAACCAGACTATGCATTTTCAATTCGACGGTAAACCAGATCCTTTAGTATTTCATGTACCACAAATATTTTTCGATTGTTTGCGGGAAAGAATATCGTGTGGTGGTAAAAAAAAACGTCTGCCGAATTCGACAACGGCATTCGTTCGAAAAGATGGTGTACCGTTGGGTACTTTTACCAAATATACATGGCAAATTACTAACATTCTACATGTAAAAAGTATTTTCGAAACGCCTCTCATACCTTTAGAAATTACACGAAgtttcgttcaaaacgcagacggTACATACGAATTGTACAAAAGAGAAGAAACGGAAATAGATCGATACAAAAAAACTAATAACAATGCGTTAATTAAGCCTTTAGAATTGAAAACATACTTGAAAGTTG GAAATACTTCTCCAAATCAAATAGAACCAACACCATTTTTAATAGAATGGATACCAGATATTTTACCAATATCGAAAATTGGTGAGCTAAGAATTAGATTTGAATTTGGTCATGTAAAAAATGAGACAAACCATAGATGGAGAAAAATAGCgctattaaaaaattattaa